A genomic window from Nosocomiicoccus massiliensis includes:
- the lspA gene encoding signal peptidase II, which produces MKNYRIIPMSIFGIGILALDQITKFLVVKFMDYGESIPIIENFLSITSHRNSGAAWGMLQGKMWLFYIITVFVIIMLVYFYKKEATDNLLLQLSLTMLIAGALGNFIDRVLFQEVVDMIDTMIFSYDFPIFNVADSSLTIGVILMLFQFFTERGEQSGN; this is translated from the coding sequence ATGAAAAACTATCGAATTATTCCGATGAGTATTTTCGGTATCGGTATATTGGCGCTTGACCAAATTACAAAATTCCTCGTAGTTAAATTTATGGACTACGGGGAATCGATACCAATCATCGAAAACTTCTTATCGATAACGTCACATAGAAATAGTGGTGCAGCATGGGGGATGTTACAAGGTAAGATGTGGCTCTTCTACATCATTACCGTATTCGTCATTATTATGTTGGTATATTTTTATAAAAAAGAAGCGACGGATAATTTACTACTACAATTATCACTGACAATGCTAATCGCAGGAGCGTTAGGGAATTTTATCGACCGTGTACTATTTCAAGAAGTGGTCGATATGATCGATACGATGATTTTCTCATATGACTTCCCGATATTTAACGTTGCAGATTCGAGTTTAACGATTGGAGTCATACTCATGCTATTTCAATTCTTTACAGAGCGTGGTGAACAAAGTGGAAATTAA
- a CDS encoding RluA family pseudouridine synthase codes for MNKVEIKIEEKDVNVRIDKLLLDYVENSSRTEIQNRLKEGNIVVNGDEVKPNYKVKLGDVIKVFEREVEDVDIIPEDLNLNIVYEDDNVAVVYKPSGMVVHPSAGHKSNTLVNGLMYALDSLSGINGEYRPGIVHRIDKDTSGLLMVAKNDVAHRDLSDQLKDKTVDRRYVALVHGEIQHNKGTIDAPIGRNKEKRQQMAVVDDGKNAVTHFNVLERFNGYTLIEAILETGRTHQIRVHMDYIGYPIVGDPVYGRKTKFVTDGQLLHAKTIGFTHPVSKERLSFSSELPEQFKTVLEELRLEKS; via the coding sequence GTGAACAAAGTGGAAATTAAAATCGAAGAAAAAGATGTCAACGTACGAATCGACAAACTACTACTTGATTACGTCGAAAATAGTTCTCGTACTGAAATTCAGAACCGTTTAAAAGAAGGTAATATTGTCGTCAATGGTGACGAAGTGAAACCGAACTATAAAGTGAAACTCGGTGACGTGATCAAAGTGTTTGAGCGAGAAGTAGAAGACGTCGATATTATACCTGAAGATTTAAATTTAAATATCGTATATGAAGATGATAATGTCGCAGTCGTTTATAAACCGTCTGGGATGGTCGTTCATCCGTCAGCTGGACATAAAAGCAACACGCTCGTTAACGGTTTAATGTATGCACTCGATTCACTTTCAGGCATTAACGGAGAATATCGTCCGGGTATCGTTCATAGAATCGATAAAGATACGAGTGGACTGTTAATGGTCGCTAAAAACGATGTCGCACATCGCGATTTAAGTGATCAGTTAAAAGATAAAACAGTAGACCGACGATACGTTGCACTCGTTCACGGTGAAATTCAGCATAACAAAGGAACGATTGACGCTCCGATTGGACGTAACAAAGAAAAGCGTCAACAAATGGCTGTTGTCGATGATGGGAAAAATGCAGTCACGCATTTTAACGTATTAGAACGTTTTAATGGCTACACGTTAATCGAAGCGATTTTAGAGACGGGGCGTACACACCAAATTCGTGTGCATATGGATTATATCGGATATCCAATCGTTGGAGATCCCGTCTACGGTAGAAAAACAAAATTTGTTACAGATGGACAATTACTACATGCGAAAACAATCGGTTTTACGCATCCTGTTTCAAAAGAGAGACTGAGCTTTTCATCTGAATTACCAGAACAATTTAAAACAGTACTAGAAGAATTACGTTTAGAAAAAAGTTAA
- the pyrR gene encoding bifunctional pyr operon transcriptional regulator/uracil phosphoribosyltransferase PyrR: protein MARTVLDEQGINRSLTRMSHEILERYKGSNDVVLLGIRRRGEYLANRMRDKIETIEGEAVAGGTIDIKNFRDDTARSENTEGLDTDSDLNDKHVVLVDDVMQTGRTIRAAIDAIMFHHRPKTISLAVLVDRGHRELPIRPDFVGKNIPTRKEEEVVVQIEEIDGENSVSIS, encoded by the coding sequence ATGGCAAGAACTGTTTTAGATGAACAAGGAATCAATAGAAGTTTAACGAGAATGTCACATGAAATACTCGAGAGGTATAAAGGAAGTAATGACGTCGTACTACTCGGTATTCGAAGACGCGGTGAGTACCTCGCAAACCGAATGCGAGACAAGATTGAAACAATCGAAGGAGAAGCGGTTGCAGGCGGTACGATCGACATTAAAAACTTTAGAGATGACACAGCGAGAAGTGAAAACACTGAAGGGTTAGATACTGACAGTGATTTAAATGACAAGCACGTCGTCTTAGTAGATGATGTCATGCAAACGGGTCGAACGATTCGAGCAGCAATAGACGCAATTATGTTCCACCATAGACCAAAGACGATTTCACTTGCAGTACTCGTTGACCGAGGTCATAGAGAGTTACCGATACGACCAGACTTCGTCGGTAAAAACATTCCGACACGAAAAGAAGAAGAAGTCGTCGTTCAAATCGAGGAAATCGACGGTGAAAACTCAGTTTCAATTTCTTAA
- a CDS encoding aspartate carbamoyltransferase catalytic subunit has translation MKNLLSMDNVSPREIYEIISRAQEIKKGDYKKFDTDKTVCNLFFETSTRTKSSFEMAEFRLGMHAIPFEVSQSAVQKGESLYDTCKTLEAIGVDALVIRHPDNKYYEQLEGINIPIVNGGDGSGSHPSQSLLDMMTIYEHHGRIHGLKIVIVGDIVHSRVAKSNATALRKMGAEVYFSGPEEYQDHSLGVPYMELDEAIEVCDVVMMLRVQNERHDRKMLLSNIEYNQRYGINQARVRRMKDDAILMHPAPMNRGVEITDECVEGDKSVIFEQMANGVFIRMSILERVLEGEKSSAFNTSEVIVR, from the coding sequence ATGAAAAACTTATTATCAATGGACAACGTATCACCAAGAGAGATTTACGAAATTATTTCACGCGCGCAAGAAATCAAAAAAGGCGACTACAAAAAATTCGACACAGACAAAACGGTATGTAACTTATTCTTTGAAACGTCAACACGTACAAAATCAAGCTTCGAAATGGCTGAATTTAGACTTGGTATGCACGCAATTCCTTTTGAAGTGTCACAATCAGCAGTTCAAAAAGGTGAATCGTTATACGACACGTGTAAAACACTTGAAGCAATCGGTGTAGATGCACTTGTCATTAGACACCCTGATAATAAGTACTACGAACAATTAGAAGGCATTAACATTCCAATCGTAAACGGTGGAGACGGAAGCGGAAGTCACCCATCACAATCTCTACTCGATATGATGACAATTTACGAACACCACGGTAGAATCCACGGGTTAAAAATCGTAATCGTTGGAGACATCGTACACTCACGCGTAGCGAAATCAAACGCAACAGCACTTCGTAAAATGGGCGCAGAAGTTTACTTCTCAGGTCCAGAAGAGTACCAAGATCACTCACTCGGAGTCCCTTACATGGAATTAGACGAAGCGATTGAAGTATGTGACGTCGTCATGATGTTACGTGTACAAAACGAACGTCACGACAGAAAAATGTTATTATCAAACATCGAGTACAACCAAAGATACGGTATTAACCAAGCACGCGTTCGACGCATGAAAGATGATGCAATCTTAATGCACCCAGCACCAATGAACCGCGGTGTAGAAATTACTGACGAATGTGTAGAAGGAGATAAGAGTGTTATCTTCGAACAAATGGCAAACGGTGTATTTATCAGAATGAGTATTTTAGAAAGAGTTCTTGAAGGAGAGAAATCTAGTGCTTTTAACACAAGCGAAGTTATTGTTAGATAA
- a CDS encoding dihydroorotase → MLLTQAKLLLDNDFITKDVLIEDGIITKIADSIEQEGHDVIDLNGKLLTPGLVDVHVHFREPGFEHKETIKTGSLAAARGGFTTVCPMPNTNPIIDSVETLDKVNEIIERDAVIRVLPYVSITEGLSGENLVDFDGLKAHGAFAFTDDGVGVQTAKVMYEAMKKAAAINMPIVAHTEDNSLAGSGAVHEGDVSERLGVEGIPSLAESTQIARDVLLAEAAGCHYHVCHVSTKESVRVIRDAKRAGIKVTAEVTPHHLVLDESDFTELDPNFKMNPPLRGSDDREALIEGLLDGTLDFIATDHAPHHKDEKAAGVAKAPFGIVGIEHAFQLLYTKLVKTGVFTLQQLVDFMTVKPSNVFNLDSGEIKEGKAADLTVIDLEDNVTITEDGFVSKASNSPFIGEELESDIFMTICDGKIVYEK, encoded by the coding sequence GTGCTTTTAACACAAGCGAAGTTATTGTTAGATAATGACTTCATCACAAAAGATGTATTAATCGAAGACGGTATTATCACAAAAATTGCGGATTCAATCGAGCAAGAAGGTCACGACGTAATCGACTTAAACGGTAAGTTATTAACACCAGGACTCGTCGATGTTCACGTTCACTTTAGAGAACCAGGATTTGAACATAAAGAAACGATTAAAACAGGATCTTTAGCAGCAGCACGTGGAGGATTTACGACAGTATGTCCGATGCCAAATACAAATCCGATTATCGATAGCGTTGAAACACTCGACAAAGTAAACGAAATTATCGAGCGTGATGCTGTTATTCGCGTATTACCATACGTATCGATTACTGAAGGGTTAAGCGGAGAAAATCTCGTCGACTTTGACGGGTTAAAAGCACACGGTGCATTCGCATTCACTGATGATGGTGTCGGTGTTCAAACAGCAAAAGTTATGTATGAAGCTATGAAAAAAGCAGCAGCGATTAATATGCCGATCGTTGCACATACTGAAGATAACTCACTTGCAGGGTCTGGAGCTGTTCATGAAGGTGACGTCTCAGAAAGACTCGGTGTCGAAGGAATTCCAAGTCTTGCAGAATCTACACAAATCGCACGTGACGTATTACTTGCTGAAGCAGCAGGGTGCCATTACCACGTATGTCACGTTTCAACAAAAGAATCAGTTCGTGTCATTCGCGACGCAAAACGTGCAGGCATTAAAGTGACAGCAGAAGTGACACCACACCACTTAGTGTTAGATGAAAGTGACTTTACTGAACTCGATCCAAACTTCAAAATGAACCCACCACTTCGTGGTAGCGATGACCGTGAAGCATTAATTGAAGGCCTACTAGACGGTACGCTTGACTTTATCGCAACAGACCATGCACCTCATCATAAAGATGAAAAAGCAGCTGGTGTTGCGAAAGCTCCATTTGGAATTGTCGGCATTGAACATGCGTTCCAATTACTCTATACGAAGCTCGTTAAAACAGGTGTATTCACGTTACAACAACTTGTAGATTTCATGACAGTTAAACCAAGTAACGTCTTTAACTTAGATAGCGGTGAGATTAAAGAAGGAAAAGCTGCTGACTTAACAGTGATTGATTTAGAGGATAACGTGACGATTACTGAAGATGGATTCGTATCTAAAGCAAGCAACTCACCATTTATTGGTGAGGAATTAGAGTCAGATATTTTCATGACAATTTGCGACGGTAAAATCGTCTACGAAAAATAA
- a CDS encoding dihydroorotate dehydrogenase electron transfer subunit — protein sequence MNHLLSVKSQEEIAHNIYKMVIHGPITSKMKTPGQFAHIRVNETSAFMLRRPISISDVDAVNETFTIVYRAGGKGTTELSKLKAGDNVDVLAPLGNGFPVEEANHVLIVGGGIGVPPLLELTKQLHKRDVKTTHVLGFSSKREVFYEEEFSRYGDTYIATVDGSYGTKGFVTDVIDTLDTKFDKFYSCGPKVMLKVLSDTLDMDGYISLEERMGCGFGACYACVADKEDGTQVKLCVDGPVFKKGEIIL from the coding sequence ATGAATCACTTACTCAGTGTAAAATCTCAAGAAGAAATTGCACATAACATATACAAAATGGTGATCCATGGCCCGATTACAAGTAAAATGAAAACGCCAGGTCAGTTTGCACATATTCGTGTAAACGAGACTTCGGCGTTTATGCTGAGACGTCCGATATCTATATCGGACGTTGATGCTGTCAATGAGACTTTTACAATTGTATATCGTGCTGGTGGAAAAGGGACTACAGAATTATCGAAATTAAAAGCTGGAGACAACGTAGATGTGTTAGCACCTCTTGGAAATGGTTTCCCAGTAGAAGAGGCGAATCACGTATTAATCGTCGGTGGAGGTATTGGTGTACCACCACTACTTGAGTTAACAAAGCAATTACATAAACGCGACGTAAAAACGACACACGTATTAGGCTTTAGTTCTAAACGTGAAGTCTTTTATGAAGAAGAATTTAGCCGTTACGGAGACACATATATCGCAACAGTCGATGGTAGCTACGGAACAAAAGGTTTTGTCACAGACGTCATCGACACGTTAGATACAAAGTTCGATAAATTTTATTCTTGTGGACCAAAAGTGATGTTAAAAGTGTTAAGTGACACGTTAGATATGGATGGATACATTTCATTAGAAGAGCGTATGGGATGTGGATTTGGTGCATGTTACGCATGTGTTGCTGATAAAGAAGACGGGACACAAGTAAAACTATGTGTCGACGGTCCAGTATTTAAAAAAGGAGAGATCATTTTATGA
- a CDS encoding dihydroorotate dehydrogenase, whose product MSLNVELPGLSLKNPIMPASGCFSFGEEYSQFYDLSKLGAIMIKATTVEPRKGNPTPRVAETDSGMLNAIGLQNPGLDHVLEHELKYLEQFDVPLIANVAGTTIEDYVEVAKRISKAKNVHALELNISCPNVKAGGIQFGTNPEMAYNLTKAVYEVSEVPVYVKLSPNVTSIVDMAMAVKDVCDGLTMINTLVGMRLDNNGQPIISNITGGLSGPAIKPVALNMVYQVKKALPDMPVIAMGGVTDVQDVIDYISVGADAVAVGTANFTDPMTCPKLIDGLEAYLKEHNIKHIHDLKGRTL is encoded by the coding sequence ATGAGTTTAAACGTAGAATTACCAGGTCTCTCTTTAAAAAATCCGATTATGCCAGCTTCTGGTTGCTTTAGTTTTGGCGAAGAGTACAGTCAGTTTTATGACCTTTCTAAACTCGGCGCGATTATGATTAAAGCGACAACAGTTGAACCACGTAAAGGGAATCCAACACCGAGAGTAGCTGAAACAGATTCAGGCATGTTAAATGCGATTGGACTACAAAATCCAGGCTTAGATCACGTATTAGAACATGAGCTTAAATATTTAGAACAGTTCGATGTTCCGTTAATCGCTAACGTAGCTGGAACGACAATCGAAGACTATGTGGAAGTTGCAAAACGTATTTCAAAAGCGAAAAACGTGCATGCTTTAGAGTTAAACATTAGTTGTCCAAACGTTAAAGCAGGTGGAATCCAGTTCGGTACGAACCCTGAGATGGCGTATAACTTAACTAAAGCAGTATACGAAGTGTCAGAAGTGCCGGTATACGTTAAACTTTCACCAAACGTCACGTCAATCGTCGATATGGCGATGGCAGTTAAAGATGTATGTGATGGTCTTACGATGATTAACACACTCGTCGGTATGAGACTTGATAATAATGGCCAACCGATTATTAGTAATATTACGGGTGGTTTATCTGGCCCAGCAATTAAACCGGTTGCGTTAAACATGGTATACCAAGTGAAAAAAGCATTACCAGATATGCCGGTCATCGCGATGGGTGGCGTCACGGACGTGCAAGACGTCATCGACTATATTTCAGTCGGAGCAGATGCGGTCGCAGTTGGTACAGCAAACTTCACAGATCCGATGACTTGTCCGAAATTAATAGACGGACTTGAAGCATACTTAAAAGAACACAACATTAAACATATACACGACTTAAAAGGGAGAACGCTCTAG
- the pyrF gene encoding orotidine-5'-phosphate decarboxylase — translation MNTPIIALDFNRYEEVENFLKQFDEKLYVKVGMELYMLEGHNVIKEIRAMGHDLFLDLKLHDIPNTVSRTMAGLGRLDVQMVNVHARGGSEMMRRANESFKEYNPDGICIAVTELTSTNEHMVEHELQSKLSLRDSVLNLAQLTYDAGLDGVVSSPLESQMLHEKIGPDFLTITPGIRLKESQTDDQVRIVTPDEARRLGSNYIVVGRPITQSDNPVESYHKIKAMWEGK, via the coding sequence ATGAATACACCAATTATTGCACTTGACTTTAATCGTTATGAAGAGGTCGAAAACTTCTTAAAACAATTCGATGAAAAACTATACGTTAAAGTTGGAATGGAATTATATATGCTTGAAGGGCATAACGTCATTAAAGAAATTCGCGCGATGGGACATGATTTGTTTTTAGATTTAAAACTTCATGATATCCCGAACACTGTGTCACGTACGATGGCAGGACTTGGACGTTTAGACGTACAGATGGTAAACGTACATGCACGCGGTGGAAGTGAAATGATGAGACGTGCAAACGAAAGCTTTAAAGAATATAATCCAGACGGAATTTGTATTGCGGTTACTGAGTTAACGAGTACGAACGAACATATGGTTGAACACGAACTTCAGTCAAAATTATCGTTAAGAGATTCAGTGCTAAACTTAGCACAACTCACATACGACGCTGGTTTAGATGGAGTTGTTTCATCTCCATTAGAAAGTCAAATGCTACACGAAAAAATTGGTCCAGACTTTTTAACAATTACACCGGGGATTCGTCTAAAAGAGAGTCAAACAGACGACCAAGTACGTATCGTAACACCAGACGAAGCGAGACGACTCGGTTCAAACTATATCGTAGTAGGCCGCCCGATTACTCAGTCAGATAATCCAGTTGAAAGTTATCATAAAATCAAAGCAATGTGGGAGGGGAAATAA
- the pyrE gene encoding orotate phosphoribosyltransferase: MSKRVSEILLDIEAVKIQPNDPFTWASGIKSPIYCDNRKTIGFPKERKELITLFIEKIKENYSDVEVIAGTATAGIPHAAFLAAGLDLPMVYVRGEKKKHGAGKQIEGGDVEGKKVILIEDLFSTGGSSLKAADALKEAGAEVISVMSVFSYELDVLKENFEAAGLEYASLSTIDEMLELCEETNRLSEADIEVVKNFRDNL, translated from the coding sequence ATGAGTAAACGTGTATCAGAAATTTTATTAGATATCGAAGCGGTTAAAATTCAACCGAACGATCCATTTACATGGGCAAGTGGCATTAAATCTCCAATCTATTGTGATAACCGTAAAACGATAGGATTCCCGAAAGAGAGAAAAGAACTTATTACGTTATTCATTGAAAAGATTAAAGAAAACTATAGCGACGTTGAAGTTATCGCCGGTACAGCAACAGCTGGCATTCCGCACGCAGCATTTTTAGCAGCAGGCCTCGACTTACCGATGGTGTACGTGCGCGGTGAAAAGAAAAAGCACGGTGCAGGAAAACAAATCGAAGGCGGCGACGTCGAAGGTAAAAAAGTGATCTTGATTGAAGACCTATTCTCAACAGGTGGTTCTAGCCTAAAAGCAGCAGACGCTTTAAAAGAAGCAGGCGCTGAAGTCATATCCGTGATGAGTGTATTTAGTTATGAACTAGACGTACTAAAAGAAAACTTTGAAGCAGCTGGATTAGAATACGCAAGTTTAAGCACAATCGATGAAATGCTTGAACTATGCGAAGAAACAAACAGACTCAGTGAAGCGGACATCGAAGTCGTTAAAAACTTTAGAGATAATTTATAA
- a CDS encoding Rqc2 family fibronectin-binding protein → MALDGNFIHELMNEFSPLRGGRINKIHQIDPYTIILKIRAERKTQTLLVSCHPSLARIHFTNESYETPFEPPMFLRMLRRDLESGIIRDIKQIGNDRRIHMRVTNRDEIGDEIERELIIEIMGRHSNIILTDEHKQIIFAMKHISLSENERPIQPGIQYEAPPTKKKLNPRTEEINDLPKYIDFNGGKLNRQILNNVEGVSLQFIEEAEHRVKFWNIKNIVSGIEETLSALSLNPTLYIGNRDAFYYSELETLNHQYDEKIHFDTLSELLDEFYHSRYIKQNIKRQANDYLYVIEQNYDKTKRKIEKLNEDIEESHRKEDYQKYGELLTAYMHELKPYSEEAKVFDYYENKKITIPLKVHLSPADNAQRYYHLYNKMKNREIEAEKQLEIAKMDLNYLETLLHQMESISTTEEVEDIREELMSEGIIKEKKRRKRKKKHAVHLNKYKTSNGLTVLVGKNNTQNDYLTNRHASKNHLWFHVKDMPGSHVVIMHVADEITEDDIMEAAKIAAYHSKGKESQSVPVDYTEIRHVKNIPGTKPGFVTYTDQKTVYVTPVEREIRLMEDSE, encoded by the coding sequence ATGGCACTTGACGGAAATTTTATACATGAACTCATGAACGAATTTTCACCACTAAGAGGTGGACGTATTAATAAAATTCATCAAATCGATCCGTATACAATTATATTAAAAATACGTGCAGAACGTAAAACACAAACACTTTTAGTGAGTTGCCACCCAAGTTTAGCACGTATTCATTTTACAAATGAATCTTACGAAACACCGTTTGAACCGCCGATGTTTTTACGCATGTTACGTCGTGATTTAGAGTCTGGAATTATTAGAGATATTAAGCAAATCGGTAATGACCGCCGCATTCATATGAGGGTTACGAATCGCGACGAAATCGGTGACGAAATCGAACGAGAGCTCATCATTGAAATTATGGGTAGACACTCGAACATCATTTTAACGGATGAACATAAACAAATCATTTTTGCGATGAAGCACATATCGCTCTCTGAAAACGAGCGCCCGATTCAACCAGGGATACAGTACGAGGCACCGCCAACGAAAAAGAAGTTAAATCCTAGAACTGAAGAAATTAACGACTTACCAAAATATATTGACTTTAACGGTGGGAAACTGAATCGACAAATTTTAAATAACGTCGAAGGTGTGAGTTTACAATTTATTGAAGAAGCTGAGCACCGTGTAAAGTTCTGGAACATCAAAAATATCGTGAGTGGTATTGAAGAGACACTGAGTGCTTTATCTTTAAATCCGACATTGTACATCGGTAATAGAGATGCGTTTTACTATAGTGAACTCGAGACTTTAAATCATCAATATGATGAAAAAATCCACTTCGATACGCTCTCAGAATTACTCGATGAATTTTATCATTCAAGATATATTAAACAAAATATAAAACGACAAGCGAATGATTACTTGTATGTCATCGAGCAAAATTATGACAAAACAAAGCGTAAAATCGAAAAGTTAAATGAAGATATCGAAGAGTCTCACCGTAAAGAGGACTATCAAAAGTACGGTGAATTGCTGACGGCATACATGCACGAGTTAAAACCGTATAGCGAGGAAGCGAAAGTCTTCGATTACTATGAAAATAAAAAAATTACGATTCCGCTAAAAGTGCACTTATCACCTGCGGATAATGCACAAAGATATTATCACTTATACAATAAGATGAAAAACCGAGAAATTGAAGCGGAAAAGCAACTCGAAATTGCGAAGATGGATTTAAATTATCTCGAGACGTTACTACATCAAATGGAGAGTATTTCAACTACCGAAGAGGTCGAAGATATCCGTGAGGAACTGATGTCAGAAGGAATCATCAAAGAGAAGAAGCGCAGAAAGCGTAAGAAGAAGCATGCGGTTCATCTTAATAAATATAAAACGTCAAACGGTTTAACGGTCCTCGTCGGTAAAAATAATACGCAAAATGATTATTTAACAAACCGTCATGCGAGTAAAAACCATCTGTGGTTCCACGTCAAAGATATGCCAGGAAGTCACGTCGTCATTATGCATGTTGCCGACGAGATCACTGAAGACGATATAATGGAAGCTGCGAAAATCGCTGCGTATCACTCAAAAGGAAAAGAATCACAATCAGTCCCAGTCGATTACACAGAAATCCGACATGTCAAAAACATCCCAGGCACAAAACCCGGGTTCGTCACGTACACCGATCAAAAAACAGTGTACGTCACACCGGTAGAACGAGAAATCCGTCTAATGGAAGACTCGGAGTAG
- the gmk gene encoding guanylate kinase — protein sequence MTNDKGLLIVLSGPSGVGKGTVRKALFEDEETNFKYSISMTTRDKREGEVDGVDYFFKSREEFEQLIEQDKFIEYAEYVGNYYGTPVDFVHQTMEQGHDVFLEIEVEGAKQVRDKFPEALFIFLAPPSIEQLESRLVGRGTDSNEIIEHRISEAKRELTLMNLYDFVVVNDSIEEAKRKIRCIVEANHLRRSKVERHLRKLLLEVEE from the coding sequence ATGACAAACGATAAAGGATTGCTGATTGTTCTATCTGGGCCTTCTGGGGTCGGAAAAGGGACAGTGCGTAAAGCATTGTTTGAAGATGAAGAAACGAATTTTAAATACTCAATTTCAATGACGACACGTGATAAACGTGAAGGGGAAGTTGACGGTGTCGACTACTTCTTTAAATCGCGTGAAGAATTTGAGCAACTCATTGAACAAGATAAATTTATTGAATACGCGGAATATGTTGGAAATTATTACGGTACACCTGTTGATTTTGTTCATCAAACGATGGAACAAGGCCACGATGTGTTTTTAGAAATCGAGGTTGAAGGTGCAAAACAAGTGCGCGACAAATTCCCTGAAGCGCTATTTATCTTTTTAGCACCACCGTCAATCGAACAGTTAGAGTCTCGTCTTGTCGGTCGTGGCACAGACTCTAACGAGATTATCGAACACCGTATTAGCGAAGCAAAAAGAGAATTAACACTTATGAATTTATATGACTTTGTTGTCGTCAATGATTCTATCGAAGAAGCAAAACGAAAAATTCGATGCATTGTAGAAGCAAATCATTTAAGACGCTCAAAAGTAGAAAGACATTTAAGAAAATTACTGTTGGAGGTAGAGGAGTAA
- the rpoZ gene encoding DNA-directed RNA polymerase subunit omega, whose protein sequence is MLYPSLHELKENENSKYMIVIMAAKRARELQDHPEYAVFGGDTGYRSKKTVGMALEEIADKHVTRKD, encoded by the coding sequence ATGTTATACCCGTCACTTCATGAATTAAAAGAAAACGAAAATTCAAAATATATGATCGTCATTATGGCGGCAAAACGTGCAAGAGAATTACAAGACCATCCTGAATATGCGGTGTTCGGTGGAGACACAGGATATAGGTCTAAAAAGACTGTCGGTATGGCACTCGAAGAAATCGCAGATAAACACGTAACACGTAAGGACTAA